One window from the genome of Myxococcota bacterium encodes:
- a CDS encoding DoxX family membrane protein gives MSKTTTAARILLGAVFFVFGLNKLLHFIPQPPITGPAAEFMGALIASGYFLPLLAATEIVSGLALLTGRYVPLALVLLAPVVVNIVAFHTFLAPAGLPVALVVLALEVFLASQYRSAFRSVLRAGERA, from the coding sequence ATGTCCAAGACGACCACCGCGGCGCGCATCCTGCTCGGCGCCGTCTTCTTCGTGTTCGGTCTGAACAAGCTTCTGCACTTCATTCCGCAGCCGCCGATCACGGGTCCGGCGGCCGAGTTCATGGGTGCGCTGATCGCCAGCGGTTACTTCCTGCCGCTCCTGGCGGCGACGGAGATCGTCTCCGGGCTCGCGCTCCTGACGGGGCGCTACGTGCCGCTGGCGCTCGTCCTGCTCGCGCCGGTGGTCGTGAACATCGTGGCCTTCCACACCTTCCTCGCGCCGGCAGGGCTGCCCGTCGCACTGGTGGTCCTGGCGCTCGAAGTGTTTCTCGCGTCGCAGTACCGCAGCGCCTTCCGTTCGGTGCTCCGCGCCGGCGAGCGGGCGTAG
- a CDS encoding Hsp70 family protein: YRSIFDRVLPVPRWLYGHLERWHHLSFLRTPRTLALLFDLQREALEPERLAALLHIVQQDLGFPLHRSVEAAKVALTRGAEAAFTFEHGPVKIAAPVTRPEFEAWIAPELDSIAACVDGLLAQTSLAASDVDRVFLTGGSSLVPAVRALFAQRFGEERIRSGDELTSVASGLALRARELSR, translated from the coding sequence GTACCGCTCGATCTTCGACCGCGTGCTGCCGGTGCCGCGCTGGCTCTACGGTCACCTCGAGCGCTGGCACCACCTGTCGTTCCTGCGCACGCCGCGCACGCTCGCGCTGCTCTTCGACCTGCAGCGCGAGGCGCTCGAGCCTGAGCGGCTCGCCGCGCTCCTGCACATCGTGCAGCAGGACCTCGGCTTCCCGCTCCACCGCTCGGTCGAAGCCGCGAAGGTCGCGCTGACTCGCGGCGCCGAGGCGGCGTTCACTTTCGAGCACGGACCGGTGAAGATCGCCGCGCCCGTGACCCGGCCCGAGTTCGAAGCTTGGATCGCGCCCGAGCTCGACTCGATCGCGGCCTGTGTCGACGGGCTCCTGGCGCAGACCTCGCTGGCAGCGTCCGACGTCGACCGCGTGTTCCTCACCGGCGGCTCGTCACTCGTGCCCGCCGTGCGCGCGCTGTTCGCGCAGCGCTTCGGCGAGGAGCGCATCCGCTCGGGCGACGAGCTCACGTCGGTCGCCAGCGGCCTCGCGCTGCGCGCACGCGAGCTGAGTCGCTAG